A single region of the Thermoleophilum album genome encodes:
- a CDS encoding RNA polymerase sigma factor, protein MFDERDGDDPAATVARSVTGSRDLARLSDEELVEVVREAQAAGDVERARRALEVLLGGYFPHLKKRAQLRLAGDLACHAEDVAQETLSDATSSLLAGKIDASRPGSFRAWLHRVLDRRIDDFFRQHYRRQEAQLQDTPLDAFEATLSGEDGRFADRMHERETLFAELRALNEHHRAVVVAVELRGDAPASVAARIPGMTVDNVYQICSRFRRQLQQSLRGRTEGE, encoded by the coding sequence GTGTTCGACGAGCGCGACGGTGACGATCCAGCTGCGACGGTCGCGCGCTCGGTGACCGGGTCCCGCGACCTCGCGCGGTTGAGCGACGAGGAGCTGGTCGAGGTCGTGCGCGAGGCGCAGGCAGCCGGGGACGTGGAGCGGGCAAGGCGCGCGCTGGAAGTCTTGCTCGGCGGCTACTTTCCGCACCTCAAGAAGCGTGCCCAGCTGCGGCTCGCCGGCGACCTCGCCTGTCACGCCGAGGACGTTGCCCAGGAAACGCTGAGCGACGCGACGTCCAGCCTGCTCGCGGGCAAGATCGACGCAAGCAGGCCGGGATCGTTTCGCGCCTGGCTACACCGCGTGCTCGACCGTCGGATCGACGACTTTTTCCGACAGCACTACCGCCGCCAGGAGGCGCAGCTTCAGGACACGCCCCTCGACGCTTTCGAGGCAACCCTGTCCGGCGAAGACGGTCGCTTCGCCGATCGCATGCACGAGCGGGAGACGCTCTTCGCGGAACTGCGGGCGCTCAACGAGCATCACCGCGCGGTCGTCGTGGCGGTCGAGCTCCGCGGCGACGCCCCTGCCAGCGTGGCCGCTCGAATCCCGGGAATGACTGTGGACAACGTCTACCAGATCTGTTCGCGCTTTCGCAGACAGTTACAGCAGAGTCTTCGCGGACGAACCGAGGGCGAGTGA
- a CDS encoding ABC transporter substrate-binding protein, whose amino-acid sequence MLATLAALAALAGCGGGEDTRTPERVALALDFTPNAVHAPLFMAREDGLDRSHGVRLAIRAPGSAPDSLKLLEANRVQLGVLDIQDLGLARERGLDVVAVGALVRVPLAALVTRAEVTRPRDLVGRRVGVSGLPSDPAVVRAIVEGDGGDPRRIRYVTVGFAAVRSLLAGRIDAAPVFWNAEGVALRLRGARVREFRLDRFGAPRFPEVVLVTTRTQLARRRAAIERTLAAIAAGIDSVRRRPQRAVDLIVRAGGGERALVAAQLQAVLPVFADDLRVPRAALVGWARFAERFGILRRRPAVSDAFALRLGSGKPH is encoded by the coding sequence GTGCTGGCCACGCTGGCTGCACTAGCTGCGCTGGCCGGCTGCGGTGGCGGCGAGGACACGCGAACCCCCGAACGCGTCGCGCTCGCCCTCGACTTCACGCCCAACGCCGTGCACGCCCCGCTCTTCATGGCTCGCGAGGACGGTCTCGATCGCAGCCACGGTGTCCGCCTGGCGATCCGCGCCCCCGGCTCCGCACCCGACTCGCTGAAACTGCTCGAAGCCAATCGGGTGCAGCTCGGCGTCCTCGACATCCAGGACCTCGGCCTCGCGCGCGAACGGGGGCTCGACGTGGTCGCTGTCGGGGCACTCGTGCGCGTACCGCTCGCCGCGCTCGTCACGCGTGCCGAGGTGACGCGACCGCGCGATCTCGTAGGACGGCGCGTCGGTGTCTCGGGTTTGCCGTCCGACCCGGCTGTGGTGCGAGCGATCGTCGAGGGCGATGGCGGCGACCCGCGCCGCATCCGCTACGTGACCGTCGGGTTCGCAGCGGTGCGCAGCCTCCTCGCCGGACGGATCGACGCTGCACCGGTGTTCTGGAACGCCGAGGGCGTGGCGCTGCGCTTGCGCGGCGCGCGCGTGCGCGAGTTCCGGCTCGATCGCTTCGGCGCGCCGCGCTTCCCGGAAGTCGTGCTGGTCACCACGCGCACCCAGCTCGCTCGCCGGCGGGCTGCGATCGAACGCACCTTGGCAGCGATCGCCGCCGGCATCGACAGCGTCCGGCGCCGGCCGCAACGCGCTGTCGACCTGATCGTACGCGCGGGCGGCGGCGAGCGCGCGCTCGTCGCGGCCCAGCTCCAGGCGGTGCTGCCGGTGTTCGCGGACGACTTGCGCGTACCGCGCGCGGCGCTCGTCGGCTGGGCACGGTTCGCCGAGCGGTTCGGAATCCTGCGCCGCCGACCTGCCGTGTCCGACGCGTTCGCTCTACGACTGGGCTCGGGCAAGCCGCACTGA
- a CDS encoding alpha/beta fold hydrolase: MSTPPKPLWERPPEPLEQLLGRFDGRFIDLPRGEARIRLEFSRQGTVDCLVADGRKPRLDRPRGRPDAIITADPDGWRALADDLREGMAIFARGRLRVRRDLHLGIGFLAATARPQRGRLRFARVATSVGEIAYCEAGYGPTVVCIHGLGGTKASFLTTVAALAIPYRVVALDLPGFGDSAKPLRAPYDAPWFAAVVREALDALGIRSAHFVGNSMGGRVAIEIALSDPKRVRSLGLLCPSLAWLRRRQATPLVRALRPELGLLQPAPRPLAELFVRRLIPGAAGDDWVAAGVDEFLRSYCSARGRAAFYAAARNIYLEPAHGDSGFWRRLGELRTPALFVWGKRDTLVPASFHRHVRKVLPNVEQLILPCGHVPQVEDPQRTHTALVDLFRSASRGAGNRSDGRSSSRRHGTGASRSDARLRASAGLR; the protein is encoded by the coding sequence GTGAGCACCCCACCGAAACCCCTTTGGGAACGGCCCCCGGAGCCGCTCGAGCAGCTCCTGGGTCGCTTCGATGGCCGGTTCATCGATCTCCCGCGCGGCGAGGCGCGGATCCGGCTCGAGTTCAGCCGGCAGGGCACGGTCGACTGCCTGGTTGCCGACGGCCGCAAGCCGCGTCTGGATCGTCCGCGCGGACGCCCCGACGCGATCATCACTGCCGACCCCGATGGCTGGCGAGCGCTTGCCGACGACCTTCGCGAAGGTATGGCGATTTTCGCCCGCGGCCGGCTGCGCGTCCGGCGCGACCTGCACCTGGGGATCGGCTTTCTCGCTGCCACCGCGCGGCCCCAGCGCGGGCGCTTGCGATTCGCCCGCGTCGCCACGAGCGTCGGCGAGATCGCCTATTGCGAGGCCGGCTACGGGCCAACGGTCGTCTGTATCCACGGCCTTGGCGGCACGAAGGCCTCCTTCCTGACCACAGTGGCGGCGCTCGCGATCCCGTACCGCGTCGTTGCGCTGGACCTGCCCGGCTTCGGCGACTCGGCCAAGCCGCTGCGCGCCCCCTACGACGCTCCTTGGTTCGCAGCAGTCGTCCGTGAAGCACTCGACGCCCTCGGAATCCGCAGCGCCCACTTCGTCGGCAACAGCATGGGCGGTCGTGTCGCGATCGAAATCGCCCTCTCCGACCCCAAGCGCGTGCGCTCGCTCGGCCTTCTGTGCCCATCGCTCGCTTGGTTGCGGCGCAGACAAGCGACACCACTCGTGCGGGCGCTGCGCCCCGAGCTCGGTCTCCTGCAACCTGCCCCGCGCCCGCTCGCCGAGCTGTTCGTGCGGCGCCTGATCCCGGGCGCCGCCGGCGACGACTGGGTGGCAGCGGGGGTCGACGAGTTCTTGCGCTCGTACTGCAGTGCGCGTGGGCGCGCCGCCTTCTACGCGGCGGCACGCAACATCTATCTCGAGCCCGCCCACGGTGACAGTGGCTTCTGGCGACGGCTCGGTGAGCTCCGGACGCCGGCACTGTTCGTGTGGGGCAAACGCGACACGCTCGTCCCGGCCAGCTTTCACCGCCACGTGCGCAAGGTTCTTCCCAACGTCGAGCAGCTGATCCTGCCTTGCGGGCACGTGCCGCAGGTCGAGGATCCGCAGCGAACACATACCGCGCTCGTGGACCTCTTCCGCAGCGCCTCGCGGGGGGCGGGTAACCGCTCCGACGGGCGCAGCTCGTCCCGTCGCCACGGCACGGGCGCCAGCCGCTCGGACGCCCGCCTGCGCGCCTCGGCGGGTTTGCGGTAG